The Anas acuta chromosome 14, bAnaAcu1.1, whole genome shotgun sequence DNA window GCTGGTGGCCGACAGAGCTGCGGTGGCATCGTGACGGTGCGGGGAGAGGCCGGGGAGCTGCCATCACCCCGTGGGGACGTGCCGGAGGGAGCACAGCCCGTGATGGGGCCGGGATGTGGCGGCAGGAAGCGGGGCAGACGGGAAGGGATGCGATGAGTGCCCGTCACGAGTCAGCCCAGCATCTCCACAACCTGCCTGGGCCTCGCTCCAGTCATCTGTCAccgcctgcccctgcagcagggaaatgGGGACAAACGTGTGCGTGGCCACaggctgctggggatggggtAGGAAGCCGGGGTTTGTGTGGGAGGTGATGGATGAAGGGGCTGCGAGGGAGGGCAGGGCATGGCACTGCTGCCCCTTAGGGCCAACACCTTTCAAATCCTCCTCTCATCGCCTCCTTGCCCCAAACCCAAGCTCGGGGGGCACCACCACAGCCACGCGGTGCTCCGAGGCCGCCTGTGTGGTGCCGGGGAACACGGGGCTGGCGGGTGCGGTGGCGGCGTGCCTTGGCAGCAGGCCGAGGATAAGGCGAGCGTGCGAGCccggggacagggacggggacagcgTGTGCGTGTGGGTGAGCACTGGCAGCACAGCTTGAGGGctgcggcgggggggggctggcagccgCCGGGACCCAGGCCGGAGGAGGACGGGTGGGAGAGCTGCCACCGGTGTCCCGCTCCCCGGGGTGACCTCAAGCAGCGGGTGCCCATGTGGACGGACGGACGAAGCCCACCGCCCGCCACCGAGGGACAcccggtgctgccccccccggaGCCCACCGGGGGGCTTCCAGCGGGCACTCGGAGCCTCTCCCCGGGTGCTCCACCACCCTCCACTGCAAGGCCCGAGCCGTGCGGCCTCCCCCGGTGCTccgggaagggagggagggaggtggggggggggaacaaggGCCCGGGATCCCGAtgcccccgcccctccccggggccgccccgcccGGGCGCCGCCCGCCTCCGCTCCGCGATTTGCCGCTGCCGGCTCCGCCCGCTCCCCGCGCGGCCGCGGCCGAGGGGCGCGTTCAAACGCGGCGAGGGAAGGAgccggagcggagcggagccgggCTGGGCAGCGCCGGGACCCGCAGCGCCGCCGGCATGGTGAGTGCAGCCCCGGGAACACCGGGCTCCGGGAACGCCGCCGGTTcggccccccccaccccccccccccaccccaatttccctcctccccaatTTCCCTCCAGCCTCGCTGCTTTGTCCTCTGCCCTCCGGGGCCTCGCTtcgtgcccccccctccccggttCGCCGCGAGCATCCCCCCGGTTGtgcctctccccccccccataaccggggagcagcccccgccGTGCCCACGGGGGACGGGGAGAGGCCGCAGCGAGCAGGGCCCCACCGGGGAGCAGCCCCCGAGCCGGGCACGGGCACGGTGCTGCGGAGCcatcccccccctcccggtgcctCCCGTCCCACCGGAGCTCTCCCGGGGCCTGACCTACTTCCCCGGCcgctccccggggagcagcagcggctTCGCCCGGtggggggctgccccatgccCCACCGGGGCTACcgacccccgacccccccccagggcaccccTCGAGGGTCTCTCCCCCGCCCCGGGTCCTCGCCGCGGGGGTGCCGGTGCCCGGAGCAGGTGCTGTGCTCCCGGAGGGAGGTGACAGCGCAGGCCGGGAGCTGTCAGACAGGTTTGTGCGTGGCACCAATTATCCCGGCTGTTTGTTTACCCGCCGTGGGGAGCCCAGAACCAGGGCAGCTTCCTGGGTGTAGCCCTCCCCCGGCCTCAATATGGGGGCTCCGCGGCCTCACGCCAAGCCCCGGCGTCACCGTGAGCCTCTACGGGAGGCTGCGGGTCCCCGAGGGTCCCCAATATTGTGGCTGCGTGTGCCTGGCTTGGCCGGGGGCCGCGTTGGCCTCTCCCGGTCCGTGGGGAGCGGGCGGCGAGGCCGAAGACGTGCCGGCGGCCTTCCGGCCCCGCGGGGCACAGGGAGGCCCGGCCACCTGCGCAGGAAGCTGCATTGTCCTGGCggcctccttccccttcctcccgcCTCCGTCCCACGGCCGCGTCCGGCCTCCGCTGGGCTCGGGGCCGCAGGGTGGGAGCCCCAGACCCAAGGGCGGAGGAGCCGAGGCCAAGCAGGAGCCTCGCCGTGGAGCGGGAGACGCGTTTGCTCGGCGGGGAGGCCGAGCCGAGAGGCCAAACGGGGCTGCGGCATTTTGGGGGGTGCCtgggggctgtccccagccacgTTGCTGTAGCCCTGGCGGGATGGGATGGGCTCGTGGGGTCGTGCAGCTCCGAGCTCGGTGCCAGCCGCCGGTAATAACTGTGGCCCTGCAGAGGGggcagggaaaaggggaggCCGGCGTGGGGAGGCCGCGCGGAGgttcctggggagggggcggctgGGTGCCGCCGGGCCGGGGCTGGCGCCAGGCCCAGGCAGGTGCTGCCGGCTCCCGAACTCGCCCGCCTGGCTGGGCGGCAGGTGCCTGTTCTGGTGGCGGCCCCGGCCGCGGGCGGGAGGTGGGGCTGGGTGTGGGAGGGAGGCGCTGCgccaccggggggggggggtggtggtgaaGGGGGAGCCCCCACCGCCGTGCTCAAGGATCCCGGGGGAACTGCTGGGGGTCCCCCCAAACCCGGTGCTGGAAGCCTTTAGGGTCACTGGGACAGGGGATGCAGGAGGTGGGGGGAATGAATGAAGGGACAGCAGTGGGCATCGCTGCACCCCTTGTGCAAGCAGGGGGTCCCCGAGGGTGGGGTGATTTTTGGGAGCGGGGCAGTCCCGGCCTTGCTGACTCTGTCTCTCCTTTGGCAGCGCTGGTCCCGGGTTTTTCTCTAATTCtccatggcagcagcacagggcccTGTGACCTGTGAGCCCGACACCCGCGTCCTCGGCACCTACCTCTCCTCTGTGCCCGTCGGCAGCATGGGCAGCGTGGGCAGCCTGGTGGAGAAGCAGGACCTGTCCCCCCTGGAGCTGCGGGCCCCGCTGGGGGGCTCGCGGGGGCTCCGGCAGCCCGACGGCTTGCTCCGCAAGGGGCCGAGCCAGCGGGAGCTCTTCGGCTACCTGCACGGGGCCAAAAAGGAGACGCGGTCCGAGCGGAAGCACCAAACTTCGGGTGCCTGCTACAAGCGGGACTACGAGAGTGACCGCGAGAACCGGTCCCCTGAGCGCTGCTCCCGGGAGCATCACCGCGGGTCCGACTTCTCCAAGAGCTCGCTGCCTGAGCGGGGCCGCTTCGACAAGGTGAAATAGGAAATTTGTCCCCGAAAACGTGCCCTGCTCTGgggtggctggggctggagcagaatgtgctgggagtgggaggtggggtggagggggtttggggatgTTCAGGTGcggtggtggggctgggagcgAATGGGTTTTCTCTGGCTGGAGCTCCGGGGGGGCTCAGCCTGACCCCACTCGTATTTTTGCAGTGCCGCATCAGGCCCTCGGCCTTCAAGGCGGTGGCCGGGAAGGGGCTGGTCTCCATGCAGGGCCTCTCCTCGTCCAAGGGGCAGAAGCTGTCCAAGAGTAACGGCAGCCTGCACACGCTGCTGTCGCAGAGCAGCACGGCGCCCTCGCAGCACGGCCCGCTCCGCACCCACCTGCTCCACGCCATCAGCCTGGATGAGGCCTCCGACTCCAGCCACAACTCCATCCAGAGCTTCCCCTCCTACGGCTCCCGCCTCAAACCCGCCCAGAGCCAGTTCAGCGCCTCCATGGGCCACATCAACCACATCGGGGGGTCCCTGGATAGGGTGTCCCGGAACCCCAGGGACCCCCTGGCTCCTGAAAAGGCCCCCCTGTCCTGCAAAAGCATGGCCACGCTGAGCCGGCTGCAgagccccggggagcccccgccGCCCTACGAGTTCACCTACTCCCTGGAAGACGCGGTGAAGCAGCTGGAGGATCGGCTGCAGGAGAGCGGGGGAGAGCTGCGGCAGCTCAAGAGGAGCCTCAGCGAGACCGAGGACCCCTTCACGCAGGTGagacgtggggctggggctgtgctgggtgtcCCTGGGCAGTGGTGATGGGGTGGAAGGAGCTGTGAAGGTGCTGGTGTCCTGCCACGGTGGCTGGGAGTGCCCAAACGTGGGGGGATCCATGTCGTGttgtggggcaggagcagctggggagctgctgttaaagctctgctcctcagctggagctgggagggcATAGcctggctgagctgctgggttTCTGAGAGGTCTCTGGGACCTCCGGGGAGCCTTCCTGGGTGCTGATCCTGGACAGGATGCAGTGTCCCCAATGCCTCTCTGTGCTGGCAGGTGTTTGAAGACAAGCAGCGGCTGTGGCTGGATGAGCTGGAGGACCTGAAGCAGATGTACatggccaggctgcagcaggtgaCGCAGCAGGCGCAGCGCGGGCAGCGGgcgctgcagctgcagctctacAAGGCGCAGCAGGAGAAGAagcggctgcaggaggagctgaacATGCAGCAGTGCCAGTGCGAGGAGGCCAAGCTGCGGCAGTCCCAGGGCGAGCGTGTCAGCCCCAAGCTGGAGGAGACCAAGTGGGAGGTGagtccccttccttccctcctggcTATGCGGCCACGATGGGGGCCGTGGTTCTCTGCTCTGGTGTCACTCATGGCCACGGGATGGGAGAAAAAAGCCAAGCATGGTGCTTGTGTTCTCCCAGGGATGCCATGGTGATTAAAACGGGGTGCTGGCTCCTTGCTCACTGCTTGCCTGTGCCCTGCAGGTGTGTCAGAAGGCAGCCGAAATCtccctgctgaagcagcagctccggGACACCCAGGAGGAGATGGCTCAGAAGCTGGGCGAGATCTTCAGCCTGAAGACGCAGCTGCGAGAGGCCAAGGCTGAGGTCCAAGCCCGGGACTCGCAGCTGGCGCAGCTGGCGGACTCCTTCCAGAGCCCCCCGGAGCCCGGCGCCTCGCTGCCGCTGGGCGACGACCCCATGCCAGCGTGCCAGGACTTCCCTGGCTGTGAGACGGATGACTCCAAGTGCCGGGGCCTCCACAGCGACTCCGCGGAGCCCCTGGAGCGCCAGGTGGAGTGGCTGTGGGCCGAGCTGCTGCGGGAGCGGCGCCAGGGCCAGCTGCAGGCCGTGAACTTTGAGTTGGAGAGGAAAAcctggcaggaggagaaggagaaggtgcTGCGGTACCAGCGGGAGCTCCAGGCCAGCTACATGGAGATGTATCACCGCAGCCAGGCGCTGGAGCGCGAGCTGCGCCAGCTGCGCTCGGAGCCCAGGGACGTCGGGGCCGACTCGCCCTGGATCGAGCGAGTGGAGTCCTCCAAGATCTGAGGGGCAGGGCGCCCGTGGGACCGCCGAGGGGGAAGGGCTCTCGCTGCTGCAGTGGGATGAGCGTGGGGCCACGAGGCTCAGCCGCTCggccctgccctggggagaagGACCCATGGCCACGAGGGAACTTTTCCTTCTTGCAGCGCTTCAGGCCCATGGGGGGTGGTCTCCAGAGAGGGGATCGCCCGTGCCAGGGCAGGGGTCTTGCATGTGCCCCGTGCTCTGCCGCCAGGAGCGCTTGCCCTACGATCCCCTCAGTCGTGGGGGCAGAGACCAGAAGCCCTGTGAGACATTCCCcgtccctcctgctctgcctccccttttcccttcacCCCAGTAACTTAATATCTTGCTAAGGAGAGGCTCAAGCCCtgtcctcctgctccagctcctgt harbors:
- the N4BP3 gene encoding NEDD4-binding protein 3; protein product: MAAAQGPVTCEPDTRVLGTYLSSVPVGSMGSVGSLVEKQDLSPLELRAPLGGSRGLRQPDGLLRKGPSQRELFGYLHGAKKETRSERKHQTSGACYKRDYESDRENRSPERCSREHHRGSDFSKSSLPERGRFDKCRIRPSAFKAVAGKGLVSMQGLSSSKGQKLSKSNGSLHTLLSQSSTAPSQHGPLRTHLLHAISLDEASDSSHNSIQSFPSYGSRLKPAQSQFSASMGHINHIGGSLDRVSRNPRDPLAPEKAPLSCKSMATLSRLQSPGEPPPPYEFTYSLEDAVKQLEDRLQESGGELRQLKRSLSETEDPFTQVFEDKQRLWLDELEDLKQMYMARLQQVTQQAQRGQRALQLQLYKAQQEKKRLQEELNMQQCQCEEAKLRQSQGERVSPKLEETKWEVCQKAAEISLLKQQLRDTQEEMAQKLGEIFSLKTQLREAKAEVQARDSQLAQLADSFQSPPEPGASLPLGDDPMPACQDFPGCETDDSKCRGLHSDSAEPLERQVEWLWAELLRERRQGQLQAVNFELERKTWQEEKEKVLRYQRELQASYMEMYHRSQALERELRQLRSEPRDVGADSPWIERVESSKI